The following are from one region of the Apostichopus japonicus isolate 1M-3 chromosome 17, ASM3797524v1, whole genome shotgun sequence genome:
- the LOC139984769 gene encoding uncharacterized protein — protein MNILTLLAFSWGIMFIGLCTICKTSTNSVANYIGHLRSHRNLANVQFPCCFQNCQYTFRTFTSLKVHITRKHHRSRVPRGNLSYGESSRASTLGLSQFCTLNQSLKCALPFCQKECPNLQSFFWHLKKHIDDGKIINCPFSQCKRKFTKKTTFAVHLSRYHRKWGVKSINNVYKTHLTNGAPSLSSPIDDHSMSPSPTHSPCLEEVDCHIDLDKSNDEAPQENTSKTDFLKSFALFLLKLQGQKLVPESTIQTIVEELQSIHDICKASLELKLTSKLKEAQVSEDFIEQLVAYINSEDEWLAIDSVKGELRTKHTRRVFYKSLNFVCPVSIALGSGISGKIHHCHYVPLLDTIKLLLENESTPLKSEANCTNPSALNDITDGQVFRENKLFKSDSNVVPVMLFQDAFEVVNPLGSAKKKHKILAVYYSLGNIPPEYRSSIESLQLALLCKESDLKQFGQEKVFKRLIEDLKSLEESGIQLKDGRRFKGSLACIMGDNLGSHTIGGFVESFTAQHFCRFCLLTRQEFLSGAPYANGKCRTPDEYNRCVEQLRQSNESIYQGIKFDSHFNALKYYHVCSPGLPPCLGHDLFEGVVDYDLALFINYWVKEKQWFTYLNLNRKLEQFKFIGPDINNKPAKINQNATRLGGQAVENWCLMKLFPILFGQEVCDPSDIVWKLFLLLREIVQYVCAPQITFNEIGYLRVLIEEYLDGRKSVFPCVNLRPKHHFLSHYPELIVKLGPLIRLWTLRFESKHSYFKRCSRNCHNFLNITHTLSERHQMLQAYNSAGNLFQSRFSLEKGTCLNPEIFSLEIRAALLEANVNTDLAICSQRMHVSGTEYSAGLFVACEGMKFGCILLTILVCDEAYLLVKLHSATILQGLGVYMLHPSNNVVCVNISKLSDYYPLTAYLVRGRLLLPLKHNCFHF, from the coding sequence ATGAATATCCTGACACTACTTGCCTTTTCATGGGGAATAATGTTTATTGGTTTATGTACTATATGCAAAACCTCAACTAATAGTGTCGCTAACTACATAGGCCACCTACGAAGCCACCGAAACTTGGCAAATGTTCAATTTCCATGTTGCTTCCAAAATTGCCAGTATACTTTTAGGACTTTCACTTCATTGAAAGTTCACATCACTCGAAAACATCATAGGTCTAGGGTGCCTAGGGGTAACTTAAGTTATGGTGAATCTTCTAGAGCTTCTACTCTGGGCTTAAGCCAGTTTTGCACATTAAACCAATCGCTCAAGTGTGCACTGCCCTTTTGCCAAAAAGAATGCCCCAATTTGCAGTCATTCTTCTGGCATCTTAAAAAACATATCGATGATGGAAAAATTATAAACTGCCCATTTAGCCAGTGCAAaagaaaatttaccaaaaagaCGACATTTGCTGTTCATTTGTCTCGTTACCATAGAAAGTGGGGTGTGAAAAGCATcaacaatgtttacaaaacGCATTTAACAAATGGTGCCCCATCTTTGAGCAGTCCCATTGATGACCACTCTATGTCCCCTAGCCCCACCCATAGCCCATGTTTGGAAGAAGTTGACTGTCACATAGATCTAGATAAATCAAATGATGAAGCTCCACAGGAAAACACTTCTAAAACTgactttttgaaaagttttgcaTTATTCTTGCTTAAGCTGCAGGGACAAAAATTGGTTCCAGAGTCAACAATACAGACTATTGTGGAAGAGCTGCAAAGTATTCATGATATTTGCAAGGCCTCTCTTGAATTGAAACTTACAAGTAAATTGAAGGAGGCACAAGTAAGTGAAGATTTCATAGAGCAATTGGTTGCTTATATAAATTCCGAAGATGAGTGGCTTGCCATTGATAGCGTGAAAGGTGAACTACGCACCAAACATACAAGAAGAGTATTCTACAAGTCATTGAACTTTGTGTGCCCAGTATCTATTGCCCTTGGCAGCGGCATATCAGGTAAAATACATCATTGCCACTATGTTCCTCTTTTGGACACCATTAAGCTCCTCCTTGAAAATGAGTCAACGCCGTTAAAATCTGAGGCAAATTGTACAAATCCCTCTGCACTAAATGACATCACTGATGGGCAAGTTTTCAGGGAAAACAAACTGTTTAAAAGTGATAGCAATGTAGTCCCTGTTATGTTGTTTCAAGATGCCTTCGAAGTAGTGAACCCTCTAGGCTCtgcgaaaaaaaaacacaaaatattggCCGTGTATTATTCACTTGGCAATATCCCTCCCGAGTATCGATCATCAATTGAGTCATTGCAGCTTGCACTTCTTTGCAAAGAAAGTGATCTAAAGCAGTTTGGTCAAGAAAAGGTATTCAAAAGACTCATAGAAGATTTAAAATCATTAGAGGAAAGTGGTATACAGTTGAAAGATGGTCGCAGATTTAAAGGGTCCCTGGCTTGTATCATGGGTGACAACTTAGGGTCACACACCATTGGTGGGTTTGTTGAGAGTTTCACTGCACAACATTTTTGTAGGTTTTGCTTGCTGACAAGGCAGGAATTTCTCTCTGGTGCTCCTTATGCTAACGGTAAATGTAGAACTCCTGATGAGTATAATAGGTGTGTGGAACAACTCCGGCAATCTAATGAAAGTATTTATCAAGGGATCAAGTTTGACTCGCATTTCAATGCTCTCAAATATTACCATGTGTGTTCTCCTGGACTACCACCTTGCTTGGGGCATGATCTTTTCGAAGGTGTGGTAGATTACGACTTGGCGCTCTTCATAAATTACTGGGTGAAGGAAAAACAGTGGTTTACTTACCTAAACTTGAATAGGAAGTTGGAGCAGTTTAAGTTTATTGGTCCTGACATCAATAATAAACCTGCAAAAATCAACCAAAATGCTACCAGGCTTGGTGGACAAGCAGTGGAGAATTGGTGCTTGATGAAGTTGTTTCCAATTTTATTTGGTCAGGAGGTTTGTGACCCAAGTGACATTGTTTGGAAGCTGTTTTTACTGTTACGAGAAATTGTTCAGTATGTCTGTGCTCCCCAGATCACGTTCAATGAAATAGGTTACCTCAGAGTATTGATAGAAGAGTATCTCGATGGGAGGAAAAGTGTCTTTCCTTGTGTAAATCTCAGGCCCAAACATCACTTTCTCAGTCACTATCCTGAATTGATAGTCAAGCTCGGACCATTGATAAGACTGTGGACTCTTCGTTTTGAAAGCAAGCACTCATATTTCAAAAGATGTAGCCGAAATTGCCATAATTTCCTCAACATAACACATACTCTGTCAGAGAGACACCAAATGCTGCAAGCATATAACAGTGCTGGGAATCTGTTTCAATCAAGGTTCTCTCTTGAAAAAGGAACGTGTTTGAATCCTGAGATTTTCAGTCTTGAGATCAGGGCTGCCTTGCTAGAAGCAAATGTAAATACTGATTTGGCCATTTGTAGTCAAAGAATGCACGTTAGTGGTACCGAGTACAGTGCAGGGTTATTTGTAGCTTGTGAGGGCATGAAGTTTGGTTGCATACTTCTGACCATTTTGGTCTGTGACGAAGCATACCTTTTAGTAAAGCTCCACTCTGCCACCATACTTCAAGGTTTAGGAGTATATATGCTGCATCCCTCCAATAATGTAGTGTGTGTGAATATATCAAAGCTTTCGGACTATTATCCATTGACTGCATATCTAGTTCGAGGAAGACTTCTGCTCCCTCTAAAACATAActgttttcacttttga